The Shewanella mangrovisoli genome has a window encoding:
- a CDS encoding sensor histidine kinase, with amino-acid sequence MSLILLLTQQMSLYLVIVYLVSKTPLFKLFAETAPRLPHKIFIYLIFSSFCIMATYFGEQTSGAIANTRAMGAVLGGLLGGPVTGFLVGITGGLHRYSMGGFTDLACAISTTLEGLSAGMISFYLRRAGKSELIYNPLLVCLVTFYAEMMQMSIILLIARPFDDAWELVRQIAPPMLLVNSIGAALFMSMIRDQKTMFDKLSSSFSTKALKIAERSVGLLSKGFNEESSGKVAQIVIQETNVGAVAITDREKLLAFIGIGADHHIPGTPISSKITLEAINQNKVMFADGVEMPYSCSISSQCKLGSSLVIPLRSDTEVIGTIKLYEPKNKLFLNINRTLGEGIARLLSNQILYGRFEQQQNLLTQAELKLLQAQVNPHFLFNALNTISAIIKRDPDMSKQLLQQLSQFLRINLKRTTGLVTLGDELDHIASYLTIEKARFIDKLQVNIAIPESLYHCKVPAFTLQPIIENAVKHGTSHMIEQGQIKVTGRMDEQVLVLEVTDNAGLYQPIMGSEGLGMNLVHKRIQNLFGEQYGIQVECEPDEYTKVTIRLPIEQTETNT; translated from the coding sequence ATGTCCTTGATCTTGCTCCTGACTCAACAGATGTCACTCTACTTAGTGATAGTGTATTTGGTCAGTAAAACGCCACTCTTTAAACTGTTCGCCGAAACCGCGCCCCGCCTACCGCACAAAATTTTTATTTACCTCATCTTTTCAAGCTTTTGTATCATGGCGACCTATTTTGGCGAGCAAACCTCGGGCGCCATTGCCAATACTCGCGCGATGGGCGCCGTATTAGGTGGTTTACTCGGCGGGCCTGTCACGGGATTTTTAGTTGGTATCACGGGTGGTTTGCACCGCTACAGCATGGGTGGTTTTACCGATTTAGCCTGCGCCATTTCCACTACACTCGAAGGCCTGTCGGCGGGCATGATCAGTTTTTACCTGCGCCGCGCGGGCAAGAGCGAGCTTATTTACAATCCACTGTTAGTTTGCCTAGTGACCTTTTACGCCGAAATGATGCAGATGAGCATTATTCTACTGATCGCCCGTCCATTTGATGATGCCTGGGAATTAGTTCGGCAGATTGCGCCGCCGATGCTCTTGGTTAACTCCATCGGTGCAGCGCTGTTTATGAGCATGATCCGTGACCAAAAAACCATGTTCGATAAGCTTTCCTCCAGCTTCTCGACCAAGGCACTCAAGATTGCCGAGCGCAGCGTGGGCTTACTCTCCAAGGGCTTTAACGAAGAGAGCAGCGGTAAGGTCGCGCAAATAGTGATCCAAGAGACCAATGTCGGCGCGGTGGCCATTACCGACCGCGAAAAACTCTTGGCTTTTATCGGCATAGGCGCCGACCATCATATTCCCGGCACGCCGATTTCCTCAAAAATAACCCTTGAGGCCATTAACCAAAACAAGGTGATGTTCGCCGATGGAGTGGAAATGCCCTATTCCTGCTCGATTTCGAGCCAGTGTAAACTCGGTTCGAGTCTTGTGATCCCACTTCGCAGCGACACCGAAGTCATTGGCACCATCAAGTTATATGAGCCTAAAAATAAGCTGTTCCTGAACATAAACCGCACCTTAGGCGAAGGGATTGCGCGGCTATTGTCGAACCAGATCCTCTATGGCCGCTTTGAACAGCAGCAAAATCTGCTGACCCAAGCCGAGCTCAAATTGCTGCAAGCTCAAGTGAATCCGCATTTTTTATTCAACGCACTCAATACCATCAGTGCGATTATTAAGCGCGATCCCGATATGTCGAAGCAACTGTTACAGCAGTTGTCGCAGTTTTTGCGGATCAATTTAAAGCGTACCACAGGTTTAGTAACTCTCGGGGATGAGCTCGATCACATCGCCTCCTATCTCACCATTGAGAAAGCCCGATTTATTGATAAATTACAGGTCAATATCGCTATCCCTGAGTCACTCTATCACTGCAAAGTGCCTGCATTTACCCTTCAGCCGATCATTGAGAATGCGGTCAAACACGGTACCTCCCATATGATTGAGCAAGGGCAAATTAAGGTAACAGGCCGGATGGATGAACAGGTATTAGTCTTAGAAGTCACTGATAATGCTGGGCTTTACCAACCCATTATGGGTTCTGAAGGACTAGGCATGAACTTAGTCCATAAACGGATCCAAAACCTGTTTGGCGAGCAGTATGGCATTCAGGTGGAATGCGAACCAGATGAGTACACCAAAGTCACCATTCGCTTACCCATAGAACAGACGGAAACTAACACGTGA
- the btsR gene encoding two-component system response regulator BtsR yields MITCLIVDDELFAREELADLLGQEADIEIIGQCSNAIEALQTIAKEKPQLIFLDIQMPRISGMELIAMLDPDTLPKIVFVTAFDEFAVKAFDNHAFDYLLKPIDAERLSQTLKRVRKDLTPQAVNLIAPSTLEHLPCYSGSKLKVIPIQDVEYVFSDLSGIHVACTKGKVHTQLTLKVLEEKTPLVRCHRQYLISPKAIAEIELLDTGAEVTTLLGDKVPVSRRYLKSLKQLFGFQ; encoded by the coding sequence GTGATCACTTGTTTAATTGTCGACGATGAATTATTTGCCCGCGAAGAACTGGCCGATCTGCTCGGTCAGGAAGCTGATATTGAGATTATCGGCCAATGCTCCAATGCAATTGAAGCGCTGCAAACCATTGCCAAAGAAAAACCTCAATTGATTTTTCTCGACATCCAAATGCCGCGGATTTCCGGCATGGAGCTCATAGCCATGCTCGATCCCGACACTTTGCCGAAAATCGTGTTTGTGACTGCGTTCGATGAGTTTGCAGTCAAAGCCTTTGATAATCATGCCTTTGATTATCTACTCAAACCCATAGATGCCGAGCGCCTTAGCCAAACCTTGAAACGAGTGCGTAAGGATCTGACACCACAAGCCGTGAACCTGATCGCGCCATCGACGCTGGAGCATTTGCCCTGTTACAGCGGCAGTAAGTTAAAAGTCATCCCAATTCAAGATGTTGAATATGTATTTAGCGATTTAAGCGGTATCCATGTCGCCTGTACCAAAGGCAAGGTCCACACCCAGCTCACGCTGAAGGTGTTAGAGGAAAAAACGCCGCTAGTGCGCTGTCATCGCCAATATCTGATTTCGCCCAAAGCCATTGCCGAGATAGAACTGCTCGATACTGGCGCCGAAGTCACCACCCTACTTGGCGACAAAGTGCCCGTATCCCGCCGCTACCTCAAAAGCCTTAAGCAATTGTTTGGCTTCCAATAG
- a CDS encoding YecH family metal-binding protein gives MSDSVHGHDVMALMVAQENPLLKPEFIALMAQSFGDNARYHTCSADNLQAEELISLLLRKGKMLESEQGLTLAAGRQCNHSHH, from the coding sequence ATGTCCGATTCTGTTCACGGTCATGACGTTATGGCGCTGATGGTAGCGCAAGAAAATCCGCTTTTAAAGCCTGAGTTTATCGCCTTGATGGCACAAAGCTTTGGTGATAATGCACGTTACCACACTTGCAGCGCCGATAATCTACAGGCGGAAGAGCTGATTAGCCTATTACTGCGCAAAGGAAAAATGCTGGAATCGGAGCAAGGGTTGACTCTGGCGGCTGGCCGGCAGTGTAACCATTCACACCACTAG